Proteins encoded by one window of Streptomyces uncialis:
- a CDS encoding bifunctional DNA primase/polymerase: MTPDPRPALLTAALDAAALGWPVIPLRPAGKRPVGHPERNCPGTGRCTSGHLTPEQRATTDPGLIRAAWTHRPYNIGVATGPAGLLVVDLDTLKPEDGKDAPDGAASFAALCERAGQTAPATRRVRTPSGGYHLYFTTPADIRFRSTAGQLARRIDTRGWGGYVVAPGSSTATGAYEVTDPVPPAPLPAWLLGLLKDTPAPAAPLPVVAPVLDGARVAVVALTRECAQVSATGEGGRNSALYKSACRVGRFVAWGDIPRHVVEDAFQGAGESVGLPSAECRTTIRSALDWSQRTARPREAV; encoded by the coding sequence ATGACACCTGACCCCCGTCCTGCGCTGCTGACCGCAGCACTTGACGCTGCCGCCCTCGGCTGGCCGGTCATCCCGCTGCGGCCCGCCGGGAAGCGCCCCGTCGGCCACCCCGAACGGAACTGCCCCGGTACCGGCCGCTGCACCAGCGGTCATCTCACCCCCGAGCAGCGCGCTACCACCGACCCCGGCCTCATCCGGGCCGCCTGGACACACCGCCCCTACAACATCGGTGTGGCGACGGGCCCGGCCGGACTGCTCGTCGTGGACCTGGACACGCTCAAGCCCGAAGACGGGAAGGACGCCCCTGACGGGGCGGCATCCTTCGCAGCGCTCTGCGAGCGCGCCGGACAGACCGCCCCGGCCACCCGCCGCGTGCGGACACCCTCCGGCGGATACCACCTCTACTTCACCACCCCCGCTGACATCCGGTTCCGGTCCACCGCCGGGCAGCTCGCCCGCCGGATCGACACCCGCGGCTGGGGCGGATACGTCGTCGCCCCGGGCAGCAGCACCGCGACCGGCGCGTATGAGGTCACCGACCCGGTACCGCCCGCACCGCTCCCCGCCTGGCTGCTCGGGCTGCTCAAGGACACCCCCGCCCCCGCTGCACCCCTGCCGGTCGTTGCGCCCGTCCTGGACGGAGCACGGGTCGCCGTGGTCGCGCTCACCCGGGAATGCGCCCAGGTCAGCGCCACCGGAGAGGGCGGACGAAACTCCGCGCTGTACAAGTCCGCATGCAGGGTAGGGCGGTTCGTCGCGTGGGGCGACATCCCCCGGCACGTGGTGGAAGACGCATTCCAGGGGGCGGGGGAGTCAGTGGGACTGCCGTCCGCCGAGTGCCGCACGACCATCCGCAGCGCCCTCGACTGGTCCCAGCGCACAGCCCGGCCCCGGGAGGCGGTGTGA
- a CDS encoding DUF3631 domain-containing protein — protein MTPPSQSTPEQPIDGAALLDQVEAFHRRFNVFPSEAAFTAVVLWDAHTHLLDCFESTPRVAFLSPEPGSGKTRALEIIETLTPRPMITTDISPAALFRSVCDAEDRPTVLFDEIDTIFGPRAAGNEDLRGLINAGHRRSGVVYRCVGDGGAQTVQRFPVYAALAIGGLGYLPDTIMTRSVVIRMRRRAPNEKVEPFRERIHKAEGHALRDRLAEWADTVRDRVDGAWPEMPAGITDRPADVWEPLLAVADAAGGDWPARARAACLALVAAANDGDKASVGIRLLADLRDAFGDAERLLSADLVDRLTALDDAPWADLDGKPLTPRTLARLLGDYVTADNEPIRSRNIKTGPRTVSKGYYASDLADAWLRYCPPGSPQSATAATSATPQVTTPAPVADALPVAATEPATARS, from the coding sequence ATGACCCCGCCCAGCCAGAGCACCCCGGAGCAGCCCATCGACGGGGCCGCGCTCCTCGACCAGGTGGAAGCCTTCCACCGGCGCTTCAACGTCTTCCCGAGTGAGGCCGCGTTCACCGCTGTTGTTCTCTGGGACGCCCACACCCACCTCCTCGACTGCTTCGAGTCGACCCCTAGGGTTGCGTTCCTGTCCCCGGAGCCGGGTTCCGGGAAGACGCGGGCGCTGGAGATCATCGAGACCCTGACGCCGCGCCCGATGATCACTACCGACATCAGTCCGGCCGCGCTCTTCCGTTCTGTGTGCGACGCGGAGGACCGGCCGACCGTCCTCTTTGACGAGATCGACACGATCTTCGGTCCCCGCGCCGCCGGGAACGAGGATCTGCGCGGCCTGATCAACGCGGGCCACCGCAGGTCAGGTGTCGTCTACCGGTGTGTCGGGGACGGTGGCGCCCAGACCGTGCAGAGGTTCCCTGTCTACGCCGCCCTGGCCATCGGCGGGCTGGGATATCTGCCCGACACGATCATGACCCGGTCCGTGGTCATCCGGATGCGTCGGCGGGCCCCCAACGAGAAGGTCGAGCCGTTCAGGGAGCGCATCCACAAGGCCGAGGGGCACGCGCTCCGTGACCGGCTCGCCGAGTGGGCGGACACCGTCCGGGACCGGGTCGACGGGGCGTGGCCGGAGATGCCTGCGGGGATCACGGACCGGCCCGCCGACGTGTGGGAACCACTGCTCGCGGTGGCGGATGCGGCCGGTGGCGACTGGCCCGCCCGGGCCCGCGCGGCCTGCCTCGCGCTGGTCGCCGCCGCCAACGACGGGGACAAGGCCAGCGTCGGTATCCGGCTGCTGGCCGACCTCCGGGACGCGTTCGGTGACGCCGAGCGTCTGCTGAGCGCCGACCTGGTGGACCGGCTCACCGCCCTGGACGACGCCCCGTGGGCCGACCTCGACGGGAAGCCGCTCACCCCGCGCACCCTCGCCCGGTTGCTCGGTGACTACGTCACCGCCGACAACGAGCCCATCCGCTCCCGCAACATCAAGACCGGGCCACGGACGGTCTCCAAGGGCTACTACGCATCCGACCTCGCGGACGCCTGGCTGAGGTACTGCCCGCCCGGCTCCCCGCAATCCGCTACTGCCGCTACCTCCGCTACCCCGCAGGTCACCACCCCTGCCCCGGTAGCGGACGCGCTCCCGGTAGCGGCTACCGAACCGGCCACCGCCCGCAGCTGA
- a CDS encoding helix-turn-helix domain-containing protein gives MTTTATLASVSGASEVEFDPTLLALTVEEAARRLSVGRTTMYALIRDGAVRTVPIGRLRRVPVQALSDYLTARMQPQGQSLAA, from the coding sequence ATGACGACCACCGCCACGCTCGCATCGGTTAGCGGTGCGAGTGAAGTCGAGTTCGACCCCACACTCCTCGCGCTCACGGTCGAGGAAGCGGCGCGCCGCCTCAGCGTCGGACGCACCACCATGTACGCCCTCATTCGCGATGGCGCCGTTCGGACCGTTCCCATCGGCCGACTTCGGCGCGTGCCTGTACAGGCCCTCAGCGACTACCTCACCGCACGCATGCAGCCGCAAGGCCAGTCCTTGGCCGCGTAG